A stretch of Castanea sativa cultivar Marrone di Chiusa Pesio chromosome 2, ASM4071231v1 DNA encodes these proteins:
- the LOC142623598 gene encoding uncharacterized protein LOC142623598, giving the protein MEKVNRIRKWGSLVGCLGVIFLFVFLLADSSEKTPLRRLLSSKRNVRESNHNVKLITSNDEQVVVNNGLVRVILSRPDGHVLGIQYNGIDNLLDTEHEEYDRGYLDVVWNEPGKLGVFQRIRGTTFKVITANKDQVELSFTSTWNSSLRGRVPFNIDKRYIFQRNVSGYYFYAIFERLEGWPQVEVDQIRIVYKLHQDKFRFMAISDSMQRIMPSAKDRAKGQPLAYPEAVLLTNTSNPKLRGEVDDKYQYSLENKDNNVHGWISEDDPAVGFWMITPSNEFRTSGPNKQDLTSHVGPTNLNMFVSTHYAGKEVGMKFEEGEPWKKVFGPSFIYLNKVSEGDDPLTLWSDAKVKMLNEVNSWPYNFIQSEDYPTSDQRGSVTGQLVVRDRYIHEKLMWAQFAYIGLAAPGEAGSWQRESKGYQFWTQSDKEGCFEIKNVHPGDYNLYAWVPGFIGDYKANTTITITAGGKVELGILRYGPPRQGPTLWEIGIPDRTAAEFYVPNPYATLLNSVYTTTTSDNFRQYGLWERYSDIYRNQDLIYTVNVSDYSKDWFFAHVNRRVSNRTYEATTWQINFELETVDTNGNYTLQLALASATNAELQVRFNDALAYPPHFSTGVIGGDNAIARHGIHGLYWLYNIDVASNLLQVGKNIIYLRQSRSLSQFQGVMYDYLRLEAPPEN; this is encoded by the exons ATGGAGAAGGTAAACCGGATTCGGAAATGGGGCTCTCTTGTTGGCTGCTTAGGAGTGATTTTCCTGTTTGTGTTCTTGCTTGCTGATTCTTCGGAGAAGACCCCATTGAG GAGACTTCTATCATCAAAACGCAATGTCCGAGAATCAAATCATAATGTAAAACTGATTACCAGCAATGATGAGCAG GTGGTGGTGAATAATGGCCTCGTGCGAGTCATTTTGTCGAGGCCTGACGGTCATGTCTTGGGAATACAGTACAATGGAATAGATAATTTACTTGACACAGAACATGAAGAATACGACAGAGG GTATTTGGATGTTGTATGGAACGAACCAGGAAAACTTGGTGTCTTTCAGAG AATAAGAGGAACAACATTTAAAGTTATAACTGCGAACAAAGACCAAGTAGAACTTTCATTTACTTCCACATGGAATAGTTCGCTTCGTGGAAGAGTTCCTTTCAATATAGACAAAAG GTACATATTCCAGCGTAACGTTTCGGGATATTATTTCTACGCAATATTTGAGCGCCTTGAAGGATGGCCTCAGGTTGAAGTGGATCAAATTAGGATTGTTTACAAGCTCCATCAAGACaa ATTTCGGTTCATGGCGATATCCGATAGTATGCAGAGGATCATGCCATCGGCGAAAGACCGCGCCAAGGGTCAACCCCTTGCTTACCCTGAAGCTGTTCTTTTGACCAATACAAGCAATCCTAAATTAAGAGGAGAG GTGGATGACAAGTACCAGTACTCGTTGGAGAACAAAGACAATAACGTTCACGGGTGGATAAGCGAAGATGACCCAGCCGTCGGATTCTGGATGATCACACCCAGCAATGAGTTTCGTACATCGGGTCCCAACAAGCAAGACCTCACTTCCCATGTGGGCCCCACTAACCTCAAT ATGTTTGTGAGTACTCACTATGCTGGGAAGGAAGTAGGGATGAAATTTGAAGAGGGTGAGCCATGGAAAAAGGTTTTTGGTCCTTCATTTATATATCTTAACAAGGTTTCCGAAGGAGATGATCCCCTCACGCTTTGGTCAGATGCTAAAgtgaag atGCTTAATGAAGTCAATAGCTGGCCATACAATTTCATCCAATCGGAAGATTATCCTACTTCTGACCAACGTGGAAGTGTTACCGGTCAATTGGTAGTCCGTGACAG GTACATTCACGAGAAACTAATGTGGGCACAATTTGCTTATATTGGTTTGGCCGCTCCTGGAGAGGCGGGATCTTGGCAAAGAGAAAGCAAG ggTTATCAATTTTGGACCCAATCCGACAAGGAGGGCTGTTTCGAAATTAAAAATGTCCATCCTGGGGACTATAATTTGTACGCATGGGTCCCTGGCTTCATAGGGGATTACAAAGCTAACACCACGATTACTATTACAGCAG GTGGGAAAGTAGAATTGGGAATCCTTAGATATGGGCCTCCAAGACAAGGTCCTACCCTGTGGGAAATTGGCATCCCTGACCGCACCGCGGCTGAATTTTATGTACCAAACCCATATGCAACACTCCTGAACAGCGTGTACACCACCACAACATCTGACAA TTTCAGGCAATATGGCTTGTGGGAAAGGTATTCAGATATATACCGTAATCAGGATCTTATCTACACTGTTAATGTCAGTGATTATAGTAAAGATTGGTTCTTCGCTCATGTTAACag GCGTGTAAGTAATCGGACATACGAAGCAACCACGTGGCAGATTAATTTTGAACTTGAAACTGTGGACACCAATGGAAACTACACACTCCAGTTGGCCTTGGCTTCAGCCACTAACGCTGAATTGCAG GTTCGGTTCAACGATGCCTTAGCCTATCCTCCTCACTTTTCAACAGGGGTTATAGGCGGGGACAACGCCATTGCAAGACATGGAATTCATGGTCTATATTGGTTGTACAACATTGATGTAGCAAGCAATCTACTCCAAGTAGGAAAGAACATAATCTACCTCAGACAGTCAAGGAGTTTGAGTCAATTTCAAGGAGTCATGTACGACTATCTTCGTCTAGAAGCGCCTCCTGAAAATTGA